The DNA window TTCATGATTCAGGTAGTCTCCAAAGAAGATCAAACCAGCTAACAAACCAATGATGATCATGACGATCCCTGGAAATGTGAAGTAGTAAAGTGGTCTGTTAAATTCCATATCCTGCAGTACCTTAACCAGCACACCAATACCATGTGTCAGGGGATGTTTTTTAGAACCATTCACATCATACCTCACACCTATGGGTACTTCTTTTATTCTGAAACCTGCATTTGAGGCTTCAATTATCATTTCACTTTCAATACCATAACCAGATTCTCTAAATTTAAAAGCTGGAATGGTGTAGGCAGCAAAAGCTCTAAATCCACTTTGACTGTCAGTTATATCGCTCCTTGCATTGAAGTTGGTTGCCACATCCAGCACATTTTGCCCCACCCTCCTGTAGGCTGGAGTGTCCTCATCATCGCCATCCAGATACCTACTTCCATTAACTATGTCTGCTTCTCCATTTATAATGGGCTTAATAAGTTTTGGTATGTCTGTCACACTGTGCTGACCATCTCCATCCAATGTTATCAGGATCTCAGAGCCTTTGGCCGCATTAAATCCTGTTTCAAGTGCTTTACCCTTTCCCTGATTGACAGGATGTTTCAAGATCTCAGCACCTGCAAGGACAGCAATCTCTTCTGTTCTGTCTGAACTCCCATCATCAATAACAATTACCCTGTCCACGTACATCCGTGTCTTTAAAACCACACTTCCTATTGAAACCTGTTCGTTGTAGGCAGGAATTAGGGCTGTGATCTGCTGGGAAATTTCATCCTTTTTCTTTTCAGATTTGTATTTGTAGACAGCCATCTGTAAATTAGCATTTAATTCACTTGTTTTAATCGGTTTAATCATATAGGCGTAGGGTTCTGTTAACCGGGCTCTTCTTAACACTTCCTCATCGAAGTAGGCAGTAATGTAAATGATGGGTGTGTCCATGTGTGACTGAATAACCTCTGCGGTTTCGATTCCGTCCATTTCTCCCTGAAGAACAATGTCCATCAAAATAATATCTGGATCCTTTTGGAGAGC is part of the Methanobacterium lacus genome and encodes:
- a CDS encoding glycosyltransferase, with translation MNKIKVLVVDDESVVAVGIKKQLKDLGYEVVGTAATGKEAINIALQKDPDIILMDIVLQGEMDGIETAEVIQSHMDTPIIYITAYFDEEVLRRARLTEPYAYMIKPIKTSELNANLQMAVYKYKSEKKKDEISQQITALIPAYNEQVSIGSVVLKTRMYVDRVIVIDDGSSDRTEEIAVLAGAEILKHPVNQGKGKALETGFNAAKGSEILITLDGDGQHSVTDIPKLIKPIINGEADIVNGSRYLDGDDEDTPAYRRVGQNVLDVATNFNARSDITDSQSGFRAFAAYTIPAFKFRESGYGIESEMIIEASNAGFRIKEVPIGVRYDVNGSKKHPLTHGIGVLVKVLQDMEFNRPLYYFTFPGIVMIIIGLLAGLIFFGDYLNHETSSLAPTTLAALLTLAGTFIAFTGIILHSMSRMIERTMGK